In Populus trichocarpa isolate Nisqually-1 chromosome 16, P.trichocarpa_v4.1, whole genome shotgun sequence, a genomic segment contains:
- the LOC7460419 gene encoding protein LURP-one-related 15 isoform X13, translating to MATGQAPRNPIPAMRTYPPVEHPVVVIGPQYPVDLAVNSDFKVSDINGTLIFQVNSKLLSLHDRRFLKDAAGKTLVHLRQKIRTMHDRCEAFRGESKEENDLLFTAKKSKLFQFKTELDVFLGNNKGEVPDFKVKEGYSKSSCSILFGDFNTMLAQVHGRHTLAMMPNVDYAFIVALAVVILEWINAYDYGDAAINGFIDGFHYQKFASYQRHYRRHTSVSNLRTQLQTEFFPSVIPPVYTDGHIRSVFTDEMTDGIFKIKKKTVRWREGFCG from the exons ATGGCTACTGGGCAAGCACCACGCAACCCCATTCCAGCTATGAGAACATACCCACCGGTGGAGCATCCAGTGGTGGTAATAGGGCCACAGTAC CCTGTTGACCTCGCCGTCAACAGTGATTTTAAGGTGTCTGACATTAATGGCACCCTCATCTTCCAGGTCAATAGTAAACTATTAAGCCTACATGATCGTCGTTTTCTGAAAGATGCAGCCGGTAAAACCCTTGTCCATCTCAGGCAGAAG ATAAGGACCATGCATGACAGGTGCGAGGCTTTTAGAGGAGAAAGCAAGGAGGAGAATGATTTGCTTTTCACAGCCAAGAAATCAAAGCTGTTCCAATTCAAGACTGAGTTAGACGTATTCTTGGGTAATAACAAAGGAGAGGTCCCTGATTTCAAGGTCAAAGAAGGCTACAGCAAGAGTTCCTGCTCTATACTTTTTGGAGATTTCAATACCATGCTTGCACAA GTGCATGGAAGACACACTCTCGCCATGATGCCTAATGTTGATTATGCCTTCATAGTGGCTCTTGCGGTGGTGATTCTCGAGTGGATCAATGCATATGATTATGGGGATGCAGCCATTAACGGTTTTATCGATGgatttcactaccagaaattcgcttcATACcaacggcattaccgacggcatACTTCTGTTAGTAATTTGAGGACtcaattacagacggaatttttTCCATCCGTCATTCCgccggtatataccgacggacacattcggtcggtatttaccgacgaaatgacGGACggaatattcaaaattaaaaaaaagacagttCGCTGGCGTGAAGGTTTTTGCGGATGA